TCTTTGGACCCTTGTACGTTAGCTCGACGTTTCCATTGATTTCCCTTATCCTCAAAGCCTCGTCAGTCCTCCTGAAGTCCCTATAGCTAGAGTTAAAGTAAACGTCAACTTGTCTTTCCTCTCCCTCAAATTTTATTCCATCTTTCAGAAAATTTTCCTTGAGACTGTCCACGGACGCGTTCTTAAGCTTTAATTTTACCTCTCTCTCTATTACACTTGGCATTATGGGTACCATTGAAGATTACATTTCTAGGTATAAAGACTTATTTAGGTACTCGGTCACTGCTCGGGCTAGGTCTCTCGCTAAAAAGTACGGGTTTCTAGACTACATGGTAGAAAGGTATATTGACATGTTCAGGGAAGAAGCAAATGAGTTCTTGGAATCTTGTAGCTTTCCGCTTAGGAAGTCGATACGGTGCAACACGCTTAAAGTTGAATGTGAAGAGCTAATTGAGAGGCTTGAGGGCAAGGGTTTTGCTCTAGAGAAGGTGGAGTGGCTCAAGTTTGGCTACGTAGTAAAGGCGCAACCCCCTAAGCCATCATTGGGATCCACGCTGGAGTACATGCTTGGGTACTATCACATTCAAGGGTTAGCGTCGATGGTTCCAGCTGAGGTATTGAACCCCAAGGAAGGGGACGTTGTGCTTGACATGGCCTCTTCCCCTGGAGGGAAGACAACTCAGATGTCTCAGCTAATGGGGAACAAGGGATTAATAGTAGCGGTAGAAAGGAAAAAGGCCAGAGTAAGGCCTCTCGTCTCCAACATAAATAGGCTAGGCGCCCTAAACGTTGTGGTGCTTAACATGGACTCTAGAGAGCTAGTTAATTACGACCTTAGGTTCAGCAAGGTTCTCTTGGACGCGCCGTGTACTGGCGAGGGAATAATACCCAGAGACCCTACTAGGAAAACTAAGACCCAGCCTGAGGAGCTGTACAAGTTTAGTGTGGCGCAGTTGGAATTGCTGGACACGGCGTATCGCCTATTGGAGGAGAAGGGGGAACTAGTATATTCCACGTGTAGCATTGCCCCCGAAGAGGACGAGTTTGTAGTTAATTACGCAGTAGAAGAACTGGGAATGGAAGTAATTCCAATAGAGGGATATCCAGCGTCCGAGGGAATTACCAGCTTCAACGGAGTTGATTTCTCGAGAAAGGTGGAGAACTGTATTAGGTTCTATCCCCACCAACACAAGACCGAGGGGTTCTTCGTTTGCC
The Candidatus Aramenus sp. CH1 DNA segment above includes these coding regions:
- a CDS encoding RsmB/NOP family class I SAM-dependent RNA methyltransferase encodes the protein MGTIEDYISRYKDLFRYSVTARARSLAKKYGFLDYMVERYIDMFREEANEFLESCSFPLRKSIRCNTLKVECEELIERLEGKGFALEKVEWLKFGYVVKAQPPKPSLGSTLEYMLGYYHIQGLASMVPAEVLNPKEGDVVLDMASSPGGKTTQMSQLMGNKGLIVAVERKKARVRPLVSNINRLGALNVVVLNMDSRELVNYDLRFSKVLLDAPCTGEGIIPRDPTRKTKTQPEELYKFSVAQLELLDTAYRLLEEKGELVYSTCSIAPEEDEFVVNYAVEELGMEVIPIEGYPASEGITSFNGVDFSRKVENCIRFYPHQHKTEGFFVCRLRKR